The Candidozyma auris chromosome 1, complete sequence genome includes a region encoding these proteins:
- the ADE1 gene encoding phosphoribosylaminoimidazolesuccinocarboxamide synthase, producing the protein MSLHSTNLDSILPLVNRGKVRDIYEVNASTLLFVATDRISAYDVIMENGIPNKGKILTKLSEFWFSFLYNYAHNHLLLEPHCDEDEIFKHLPAELSEHKYKQQLVGRSLLVKKMKLIPLEVIVRGYVTGSAWKEYKKSKTIHGIRIAEDLQESQELSTPLFTPSTKAEQGEHDENITPEQAQKLIGKELCDKVAKIAIDLYTKAKEYAKGKGIIIADTKFEFGLDENDNVVLVDEVLTPDSSRFWNASKYEVGKSQESYDKQFLRDWLTSNNLNGKDGVSMDKDIAEKTKEKYVEAYEALTGNTWKD; encoded by the coding sequence ATGTCACTTCACAGTACCAATTTGGACAGTATATTACCTCTTGTGAACAGAGGTAAGGTCAGAGACATCTACGAAGTCAATGCGTCTACTCTTTTGTTTGTAGCCACTGACAGGATCTCCGCCTATGATGTGATTATGGAAAATGGCATCCCTAACAAGGGTAAGATCTTGACAAAATTATCTGAGTTCTGGTTTTCTTTCTTATACAACTATGCACACAACCATTTGTTGTTAGAACCTCACTGtgacgaagatgagatCTTTAAGCACTTGCCTGCTGAATTGTCTGAGCATAAGTACAAGCAGCAGTTGGTCGGAAGATCATTGCTTGtaaagaagatgaagctCATTCCTTTGGAGGTGATTGTCAGGGGATACGTAACTGGCTCTGCTTGGAAGGAGTATAAAAAGCTGAAGACCATTCATGGAATCCGAATTGCTGAAGATTTGCAAGAATCCCAGGAACTTTCCACTCCTCTCTTCACGCCTTCTACCAAAGCTGAACAAGGTGAACACGACGAGAATATCACTCCTGAGCAGGCACAGAAACTTATTGGTAAAGAGCTTTGTGACAAAGTTGCGAAGATAGCCATTGACCTCTATACTAAGGCGAAGGAATACGCTAAAGGCAAGGGCATAATCATTGCTGACACCAAATTCGAATTTGGTTTGGATGAAaacgacaatgtcgtgcttgttgatgaggttttGACCCCGGACTCCTCCAGGTTCTGGAATGCGTCCAAGTATGAAGTGGGCAAGTCTCAAGAGTCTTACGACAAGCAATTCTTGAGAGATTGGTTGACttccaacaacttgaacgGCAAGGATGGTGTTTCCATGGATAAGGATATCGCAGAAAagaccaaagaaaaatacGTTGAGGCTTACGAAGCTTTGACTGGCAATACCTGGAAAGATTAG